The Vespula pensylvanica isolate Volc-1 chromosome 5, ASM1446617v1, whole genome shotgun sequence genome includes a window with the following:
- the LOC122629377 gene encoding odorant receptor 13a-like isoform X2, whose amino-acid sequence MKSSDFYRKSDYKEYYKLLQFFMRICGLWPYQSFFAKYFFITMTIFLSEGILVGQLIEVIQIRSDLNEVIDCIPNLLISIIVGIEFIGLLFNSEKLKKCIDRIAEDWQDLSSNAEIKLLKAFTVQGQKLAFVYLFHASFTGFMFLLQPIVLSFNSDNSTNIISTIPFRVRYGIDIEKYYYEILFHCYVSVFSHLIILSSINLIYISFIQHACGLFSVIGYQLEHIGNEERLDVDLNIKRVDDNNYYIALNCLRKHIKVIEFSEFIDGSFSVSYLFNLGLFVLILAVSGTQVLMHTDQINEAVRYGSLFISILIQIFWQCWQAQRLLNCSNMPYEGVNQGHWYYTSTRCKKILTLIMIRSSKPCEITAMNLMTFSIETFSSLLRTAMSYFTVLQSIH is encoded by the exons ATGAAGTCGTCGGATTTCTATCGCAAAAGCGATTACAAAGAGTATTACAAACTTTTACAATTCTTTATGCGTATATGCGGTCTCTGGCCTTATCAATCGTTTTTCgctaaatatttctttataacgaTGACAATATTCTTAAGCGAAGGGATACTCGTTGGACAG TTAATAGAGGTAATACAAATTCGAAGCGATTTAAACGAAGTTATCGATTGTATACCTAATTTATTGATATCCATCATTGTTGGAATAGAATTCATAGGCCTTCTATTCAATTCGGAAAAG TTGAAGAAATGTATCGATAGAATCGCTGAGGATTGGCAAGATTTATCTTCGAATGCGGAAATTAAGCTGTTGAAGGCGTTTACCGTTCAAGGACAAAAGTTAGCTTTCGTTTACTTAT TTCACGCGTCATTTACCGGCTTCATGTTTTTGCTGCAACCAATCGTGCTGAGCTTCAATTCTGATAATTCAACAAATATAATCTCTACTATTCCGTTTCGCGTGCGATATGGCatcgatatagaaaaatattattacgagatattatttcattgttacGTTTCCGTATTTTCCCATTTGATCATTTTATCTtccataaatttaatatacatttcgTTTATTCAACACGCCTGTGGATTATTTTCCGTAATCGG ATATCAATTGGAACATATTGGCAATGAAGAACGTTTGGACGTTGATCTGAATATTAAAAGggtcgatgataataattattatattgcttTAAATTGTCTACGAAAACATATTAAAGTTATAGA attttccGAGTTCATAGATGGATCATTCTCggttagttatttatttaacttggGATTGTTCGTGTTAATTTTAGCTGTTTCTGGTACTCAg GTATTAATGCATACCGATCAAATAAATGAAGCTGTGAGATACGGCagtctctttatctctatacTTATACAAATATTCTGGCAATGCTGGCAAGCACAGCGCTTATTGAATTGTAGTAATATGCCTTACGAGGGCGT GAATCAAGGACATTGGTACTATACTTCAACTCGTTGCAAGAAAATTCTTACCTTGATCATGATTAGATCTTCGAAACCATGTGAGATAACAGCAATGAATTTAATGACTTTCTCCATAGAAACGTTCAGTTCG TTATTACGGACGGCGATGTCTTACTTCACCGTATTGCAATCAATCCATTGA
- the LOC122629075 gene encoding uncharacterized protein LOC122629075 isoform X4 codes for MNAKYYYYTRTQGLFRICYPKERPPTVETYLSPVETHCMNIDYFIPDEENQTRDFSDDAMARLHMGRSVIALFMVGFLAIFSAFWTGVVGCWRRSPGNITATAILMLFACLLSAGGMGLWHGVEYYEKEKIVGEEYYQQWSNVLKDNSLISYDWSYVVAWVGVGWSLISAILFSAAAICLRGERMREEAMNMQYLMPVYPQKQQYAYAGYPAPAAYPGPYYHGSQYGPYNY; via the exons ATGAATGCAAAGTATTATTACTATACAAGAACTCAGGGTCTCTTCAGGATATGTTATCCCAAAGAAAGGCCACCAACGG tGGAGACGTATTTGAGTCCGGTGGAAACACATTGCATGAACATCGATTACTTCATCCCCGACGAAGAAAACCAAACGAGGGACTTCTCCGACGACGCAATGGCACGATTAC acATGGGAAGATCCGTGATCGCTCTCTTTATGGTAGGTTTCCTAGCGATATTCTCTGCCTTTTGGACAGGAGTAGTTGGTTGTTGGCGAAGATCACCGGGAAACATTACAGCAACTGCCATTTTGATGCTATTCGCTT GTTTACTAAGTGCCGGAGGCATGGGACTTTGGCATGGCGTAGAGTATtatgagaaggaaaagatcGTTGGCGAGGAATACTACCAACAATGGAGCAAC GTCCTGAAGGACAACTCACTAATCTCGTACGACTGGTCGTACGTGGTCGCTTGGGTCGGCGTCGGTTGGTCGTTAATCAGCGCGATCTTGTTTAGCGCTGCGGCGATTTGCTTGAGGGGCGAGAGAATGCGCGAGGAGGCGATGAACATGCAGTATCTCATGCCTG TGTATCCTCAGAAACAGCAGTACGCGTATGCAGGTTATCCAGCACCAGCAGCGTATCCAGGACCGTATTATCATGGATCGCAGTATGGACCATACAATTATTGA
- the LOC122629409 gene encoding uncharacterized protein LOC122629409, with product MKSSDFYREGDYKEYYKVLRFFMRICGLWPYQSFFAKYFFITMTIFLSEGILVGQLIEVIQIRTDLNEVIDCIPNILISLIVGIEFIGLVFNSGKLKKCIDRIVEDWQHLSSNVEIELLKSFTVQGRKLAFVYLFYMSLTGFMFMLQPIVLSFNSDNSTNIISTIPYKLEHLGDEGRLDVDLNIKKVDDNNYRIALDCLRKHIKVIELIFRVHRWIILG from the exons ATGAAGTCGTCGGATTTCTATCGCGAAGGCGATTACAAAGAGTATTACAAAGTTTTACGATTCTTTATGCGTATATGCGGTCTATGGCCTTATCAATCGTTTTTCgctaaatatttctttataacgaTGACAATATTTTTAAGCGAAGGAATACTTGTTGGACAG TTAATAGAGGTAATACAAATTCGAACTGATTTAAACGAAGTCATTGATTGTATACCGAATATATTGATATCATTGATCGTTGGAATTGAATTCATAGGACTCGTATTCAATTCGGGAAAG TTGAAGAAATGTATCGATAGAATCGTTGAGGATTGGCAACATTTGTCTTCGAATGTGGAAATTGAACTGTTGAAGTCGTTTACCGTTCAAGGACGAAAGTTagctttcgtttatttat TTTACATGTCGCTTACCGGCTTTATGTTTATGTTGCAACCAATTGTGCTGAGCTTCAACTCTGATAATTCAACAAATATAATCTCTACTATTCC ATACAAATTGGAACATCTTGGCGATGAAGGACGTTTGGACGTCGATCTGAACATTAAAAAggtcgatgataataattataggaTTGCTTTAGATTGTCTACGAAAACATATTAAAGTTATAGAGTTG ATTTTCCGAGTTCATAGATGGATCATTCTCGGTTag
- the LOC122629407 gene encoding KICSTOR subunit 2-like yields MDHEEEFLNNFFTQVTQLCSDKAKELVEKERESCRQTQMGPWGMLLMTLPQIAFTERSYADLGFLHTKNKGFLRKDNSLKTVYESLKSDLRRLEEMTRGTNAIGAIVAEVSSQLYQFIVARIQLIDFYEKMHSMSINNKVMKYQELLQSINTIVQTHSLSCSHLALTAIKTTLTLECEILVQLTEAHIEIQHWRFLPTLMALFGAQTRMSAWERTLQSKESWKLGFGATFLKANQQPALYQWLVKLKNAILAKCSLYNMDPKMTLVTIYETEKQKDKERHVSTFMSDMCTQIKCNKIYESLKLAK; encoded by the exons atggatCATGAAGAggaatttctaaataatttttttactcaaGTAACACAGTTATGCTCAGATAAAGCAAAAGAACTTGTT gagaaagaacgagaatcATGCAGGCAAACACAAATGGGTCCATGGGGAATGTTGTTGATGACATTACCACAAATAGCATTTACAGAGCGCTCTTATGCAGATCTTGGTTTTCTTCACACTAAAAACAAAGGCTTCCTGAGgaaagat AATTCCTTAAAAACTGTCTATGAATCATTAAAATCAGATCTTCGAAGGTTAGAAGAAATGACAAGAGGAACGAATGCCATCGGTGCTATAGTTGCAGAGGTTTCTAGTCAACTTTATCAATTCATTGTTGCAAGGATCCAGTTAATAGATTT TTATGAAAAAATGCACAGTATGAGCATTAACAACAAAGTAATGAAATATCAAGAATTATTACAATCTATTAATACAATAGTACAAACACATTCTTTGTCTTGTTCTCATTTGGCACTAACGGCTATAAAAACAACTTTGAC tttggAATGTGAAATATTGGTTCAACTAACAGAAGCGCATATAGAAATACAACATTGGAGATTTTTACCTACTCTTATGGCACTTTTTGGAGCACAGACACGAATGTCAGCATGGGAAAGAACTTTACAAAGCAAAGAG TCATGGAAATTGGGCTTTGGCGCTACATTTCTTAAAGCTAATCAACAGCCAGCATTGTATCAGTGgttagtaaaattaaaaaatgccATATTAGCAAAatgttctttatat AATATGGATCCCAAAATGACTTTAGTGACTATATATGAGACTGAGAAACAGAAGGACAAAGAAAGGCATGTCTCTACATTTATGTCCGATATGTGTACACAAATCAAGTGcaacaaaatttatgaatcTTTGAAATTggcgaaataa
- the LOC122629406 gene encoding odorant receptor 22a-like, with the protein MTEIPNEFFHTYYYHINVRFLQIIGLWPYQSVFSKIVCLTMSFVIAESILIPQLFAAIKLTRIDTINILKCIPTMTVAIGCGVKVINMVYHAKNIKTLLLKMIKNWNLITGEEEIRILRSYSERGRQLTLIYAYMYIHIGCMIMTSLTFIMFPIFKIITEDSETSDKSIVPFEVDYLSLIDVKKHYYIILIHCYICVIAHILIIIAVDTMFIKFIQHSCAMFAILGYHLEHMADTENEKSDLNLDDKAYWRIISCIRQHKEIIDFVDRIESIYSTYFFLQLGYNMINMSITGTQIVLYADEMFEFVRLTLLALAQLLHLFFECWQAQQLIDHSALIHESICKAAWYRTSVKSKKLIGIMLIKTLETSKLTAGKLLVLCFECFAAVVNKSVSYFTILRTMQ; encoded by the exons ATGACGGAAATACCTAACGAATTTTTTCATACGTACTATTATCATATCAACGTaagatttttacaaattattggATTATGGCCCTATCAATCGGTCTTCTCAAAAATTGTTTGCTTAACTATGAGCTTTGTAATAGCAGAAAGTATCTTAATTCCAcag CTTTTTGCTGCTATAAAATTAACTCGAATCGATACGATTAACATTTTGAAGTGTATACCGACAATGACAGTAGCCATAGGGTGTGGTGTTAAAGTGATTAATATGGTTTATCACGCtaagaat ATTAAAACGTtacttttgaaaatgattaaaaattggAACTTGATCAccggagaagaagaaattcgaaTTTTACGAAGTTACAGTGAACGTGGTAGACAATTAACTTTAATTTACgcat atatgtacattCACATAGGTTGCATGATAATGACATCGTTAACATTTATTATGTTTCCTATATTCAAAATCATAACTGAAGATTCAGAAACAAGTGATAAATCGATTGTACCTTTCGAAGTGGATTACCTTTCTCTGATCGATgttaaaaaacattattatattatactgaTCCATTGTTATATATGCGTTATCGCACATATTCTCATAATAATTGCAGTGGATACCATGTTCATAAAATTCATTCAACATAGCTGTGCGATGTTCGCAATCCTTGg ATATCATTTAGAACATATGGCAGATACCGAGAACGAAAAATCAGATCTTAATTTAGATGACAAAGCTTATTGGAGAATCATTAGTTGCATTCGTCaacataaagaaataatcga TTTCGTCGATCGTATCGAATCTATATATTCAAcgtattttttccttcaattAGGTTACAATATGATTAATATGAGCATTACCGGTACACAG ATAGTATTATACGCTGATGAAATGTTCGAATTTGTTAGATTAACGCTATTAGCGTTAGCTCAACTTCTTCATCTGTTTTTCGAATGTTGGCAAGCACAGCAACTAATAGATCATAGTGCTCTAATACACGAATCTAT ATGCAAAGCTGCTTGGTATAGAACCTCGGTGAAGTCAAAGAAGTTGATTggaataatgttaataaaaactttGGAAACTTCAAAACTCACGGCTGGTAAACTGCTCGTCTTATGTTTCGAATGTTTTGCCGCG GTCGTTAATAAATCAGTATCGTATTTTACGATTCTTCGAACAATGCAATGA
- the LOC122629377 gene encoding odorant receptor 13a-like isoform X1, with protein MKSSDFYRKSDYKEYYKLLQFFMRICGLWPYQSFFAKYFFITMTIFLSEGILVGQLIEVIQIRSDLNEVIDCIPNLLISIIVGIEFIGLLFNSEKLKKCIDRIAEDWQDLSSNAEIKLLKAFTVQGQKLAFVYLFHASFTGFMFLLQPIVLSFNSDNSTNIISTIPFRVRYGIDIEKYYYEILFHCYVSVFSHLIILSSINLIYISFIQHACGLFSVIGYQLEHIGNEERLDVDLNIKRVDDNNYYIALNCLRKHIKVIEFVSILNYFVFFQSNLKLQFYRFSEFIDGSFSVSYLFNLGLFVLILAVSGTQVLMHTDQINEAVRYGSLFISILIQIFWQCWQAQRLLNCSNMPYEGVNQGHWYYTSTRCKKILTLIMIRSSKPCEITAMNLMTFSIETFSSLLRTAMSYFTVLQSIH; from the exons ATGAAGTCGTCGGATTTCTATCGCAAAAGCGATTACAAAGAGTATTACAAACTTTTACAATTCTTTATGCGTATATGCGGTCTCTGGCCTTATCAATCGTTTTTCgctaaatatttctttataacgaTGACAATATTCTTAAGCGAAGGGATACTCGTTGGACAG TTAATAGAGGTAATACAAATTCGAAGCGATTTAAACGAAGTTATCGATTGTATACCTAATTTATTGATATCCATCATTGTTGGAATAGAATTCATAGGCCTTCTATTCAATTCGGAAAAG TTGAAGAAATGTATCGATAGAATCGCTGAGGATTGGCAAGATTTATCTTCGAATGCGGAAATTAAGCTGTTGAAGGCGTTTACCGTTCAAGGACAAAAGTTAGCTTTCGTTTACTTAT TTCACGCGTCATTTACCGGCTTCATGTTTTTGCTGCAACCAATCGTGCTGAGCTTCAATTCTGATAATTCAACAAATATAATCTCTACTATTCCGTTTCGCGTGCGATATGGCatcgatatagaaaaatattattacgagatattatttcattgttacGTTTCCGTATTTTCCCATTTGATCATTTTATCTtccataaatttaatatacatttcgTTTATTCAACACGCCTGTGGATTATTTTCCGTAATCGG ATATCAATTGGAACATATTGGCAATGAAGAACGTTTGGACGTTGATCTGAATATTAAAAGggtcgatgataataattattatattgcttTAAATTGTCTACGAAAACATATTAAAGTTATAGAGTTCgtatcaatattaaattattttgtcttttttcaatccaatttgaaattacaattttatagattttccGAGTTCATAGATGGATCATTCTCggttagttatttatttaacttggGATTGTTCGTGTTAATTTTAGCTGTTTCTGGTACTCAg GTATTAATGCATACCGATCAAATAAATGAAGCTGTGAGATACGGCagtctctttatctctatacTTATACAAATATTCTGGCAATGCTGGCAAGCACAGCGCTTATTGAATTGTAGTAATATGCCTTACGAGGGCGT GAATCAAGGACATTGGTACTATACTTCAACTCGTTGCAAGAAAATTCTTACCTTGATCATGATTAGATCTTCGAAACCATGTGAGATAACAGCAATGAATTTAATGACTTTCTCCATAGAAACGTTCAGTTCG TTATTACGGACGGCGATGTCTTACTTCACCGTATTGCAATCAATCCATTGA
- the LOC122629379 gene encoding odorant receptor 4-like, translating to MLAVSGTQILMHTDEINEAVRYACLFTSILIQLFWQCWQAQRLLNYSNIPYESVNQGYWYYTSTRCKRTLALIMIRSSKPCEITAMNLLTFSIETFSSVLRTSMSYFTVLQSMN from the exons ATGTTAGCCGTTTCTGGTACACag ATACTAATGCATAccgatgaaataaatgaagctGTGAGATACGCCTGTCTCTTTACGTCCATACTCATACAATTATTCTGGCAATGCTGGCAAGCACAGCGCTTACTGAATTATAGTAATATACCTTACGAGAGCGT AAATCAAGGATATTGGTACTATACTTCAACTCGTTGCAAGAGAACACTTGCCTTGATCATGATTAGATCTTCGAAACCATGCGAGATAACAGCAATGAATTTATTGACTTTCTCCATAGAAACGTTCAGTTCG GTATTACGAACATCGATGTCTTACTTTACCGTATTACAATCAATGAACTGA